In Nocardia asteroides, a single genomic region encodes these proteins:
- a CDS encoding class I SAM-dependent methyltransferase: MTTFRDRSDVLAELGTKLTIAEIIETLIDGPVPVRFTAFDGSATGPEDSEFVLEIRNPRGINYLVNALGDLGLARAYIAGDLIVHGVHPGDPYPVLRAIQSLKFHRPSALTLVTIARSLGWERLRPVPPPPQETLPRWRRVALEGLRHSKTRDAEAIHHHYDVSNAFYEHVLGPSMTYTCAAYGEPDWTLEQAQENKYRLVFDKLKLQAGDRLLDIGCGWGGMVRYAARRGVRVIGATLSAEQAAWARQKIADEGLSELAEVRHSDYRDIPESGFDAVSSIGLTEHIGVHNYPSYFRFIQGKLREGGLFLNHCITRHDNTRTTKAGDFIDRYVFPDGELIGSGRIISDIQNVGLEVLHEENLREHYALTLAEWCDNLVENWDACVAEAGEGTAKVWGLYMAGSRLGFQRNVVQLHQVLGVKLGPDGLWNVPLRPWWTP; encoded by the coding sequence ATGACAACTTTCCGAGACCGATCCGACGTATTGGCCGAACTCGGAACGAAATTGACGATCGCGGAGATCATCGAAACGCTGATCGACGGCCCGGTGCCGGTTCGATTCACCGCGTTCGACGGCAGCGCGACCGGCCCGGAGGACTCCGAGTTCGTCCTGGAGATCCGCAATCCGCGCGGCATCAACTACCTGGTGAACGCGCTCGGCGACCTCGGCCTGGCCAGGGCCTACATCGCCGGCGACCTGATCGTGCACGGCGTGCACCCGGGTGACCCGTACCCGGTGCTGCGCGCCATCCAGTCGCTGAAGTTCCACCGGCCCTCGGCGCTGACCCTGGTCACCATCGCGCGCTCGCTGGGCTGGGAGCGGCTGCGCCCGGTCCCGCCGCCGCCGCAGGAGACGCTGCCGCGCTGGCGCCGGGTGGCGCTGGAGGGGCTGCGGCACTCCAAGACCAGGGACGCGGAGGCGATCCACCACCACTACGACGTCTCCAACGCGTTCTACGAGCACGTGCTCGGCCCGTCCATGACCTACACCTGCGCCGCCTACGGCGAGCCGGACTGGACGCTGGAGCAGGCGCAGGAGAACAAGTACCGGCTGGTCTTCGACAAGCTGAAGCTGCAGGCGGGTGACCGGCTGCTCGACATCGGCTGCGGCTGGGGTGGAATGGTGCGCTACGCCGCCCGGCGGGGAGTCCGGGTGATCGGGGCGACGCTCTCCGCCGAGCAGGCGGCGTGGGCGCGGCAGAAGATCGCCGACGAGGGGCTCTCGGAGCTCGCCGAGGTGCGGCACAGCGACTACCGCGACATTCCGGAGTCCGGGTTCGACGCCGTCTCCTCGATCGGGCTCACCGAGCACATCGGGGTGCACAACTACCCGAGCTACTTCCGCTTCATCCAGGGCAAGCTGCGCGAGGGCGGGCTCTTCCTGAACCACTGCATCACCAGGCACGACAACACCAGGACCACCAAGGCGGGCGATTTCATCGACCGCTACGTGTTCCCGGACGGCGAGCTGATCGGCTCCGGGCGGATCATCAGCGACATCCAGAACGTCGGGCTCGAGGTGCTGCACGAGGAGAACCTGCGCGAGCACTACGCGCTGACGCTGGCCGAGTGGTGCGACAACCTGGTCGAGAACTGGGATGCCTGCGTCGCCGAGGCCGGGGAGGGGACCGCCAAGGTCTGGGGGTTGTACATGGCCGGGAGCCGGCTCGGGTTCCAGCGCAATGTGGTGCAGCTGCACCAGGTGCTCGGGGTCAAACTCGGCCCCGACGGTCTCTGGAACGTTCCCCTCCGCCCCTGGTGGACCCCGTAG
- a CDS encoding FAD-binding oxidoreductase, whose product MRKAGHVPATRESGFAAHQEGVERLLASYRAIPPDANVRLAKKTSNLFRARASNSAPGLDVSGLTSVIAVDPEARTADVAGMTTYEDLVAATLPYGLAPLVVPQLKTITLGGAVTGLGIESSSFRSGLPHESVLEMDVLTGSGEIRTVRPDGEYADLFRGFPNSYGTLGYTVRLKIELEPVLPYVELRHVRFYDLRALEAALTRIVLDRTHDGEQVDYLDGVVFTADESYLVLGRQTDEPGPTSDYTGMDIFYQSIRHDGAAPKRDRLGIGDYLWRWDTDWFWCSRAFGTQNPRIRRFWPKKYRRSSFYWKLVALDRRYGIADRLGARKGNPPQERVVQDIEVPVERTADFVEWFLREIPIEPIWLCPLRLRDSGAEAAADGRAWPLYPLAPGRTYVNVGFWSAVPTVPGQPEGAANRAIERTVTEFDGHKSLYSDSFYDKDEFSALYGGSHYTELKKRYDPDQRLLDLYAKAVQRQ is encoded by the coding sequence ATGAGGAAGGCCGGCCATGTCCCGGCCACACGCGAATCCGGTTTCGCCGCGCATCAGGAAGGCGTCGAGCGACTACTCGCGAGCTATCGCGCCATTCCGCCCGATGCAAATGTCCGTTTGGCGAAGAAAACCTCGAATTTGTTCCGGGCGCGGGCGAGCAATTCCGCTCCCGGGCTGGATGTCTCCGGCCTCACCTCGGTGATCGCGGTCGACCCGGAGGCACGCACCGCCGACGTCGCGGGCATGACCACCTACGAGGACCTGGTCGCCGCCACGCTGCCGTACGGGCTGGCGCCGCTGGTGGTGCCGCAGCTCAAGACGATCACCCTCGGCGGCGCCGTGACCGGGCTCGGCATCGAGTCCAGCTCGTTCCGCAGCGGGCTGCCGCACGAGTCGGTGCTGGAGATGGATGTCCTCACCGGCTCCGGCGAGATCCGCACCGTCCGCCCCGACGGCGAGTACGCCGACCTCTTCCGCGGCTTCCCCAACTCCTACGGCACGCTCGGCTACACCGTCCGGCTGAAGATCGAGCTGGAGCCGGTGCTCCCCTACGTCGAGCTGCGGCACGTGCGCTTTTACGACCTGCGCGCGCTCGAGGCCGCGCTGACCAGGATCGTGCTTGACCGGACGCACGACGGCGAGCAGGTCGACTACCTGGACGGCGTGGTCTTCACCGCCGACGAGAGCTACCTGGTACTCGGCAGGCAGACCGACGAACCGGGCCCGACCAGCGATTACACCGGGATGGATATCTTCTACCAGTCCATCAGGCACGACGGCGCCGCCCCGAAGCGCGACCGGCTCGGCATCGGCGACTACCTCTGGCGCTGGGACACCGACTGGTTCTGGTGCTCCCGCGCCTTCGGCACGCAGAACCCGCGCATCCGCCGGTTCTGGCCGAAGAAATACCGCCGCAGCAGCTTCTACTGGAAGCTGGTCGCGCTGGACCGCAGGTACGGGATCGCGGACCGGCTCGGCGCGCGGAAGGGCAACCCGCCGCAGGAGCGGGTGGTGCAGGACATCGAGGTTCCGGTGGAGCGCACCGCCGACTTCGTCGAGTGGTTCCTGCGGGAGATCCCGATCGAGCCGATCTGGCTCTGCCCGCTGCGCCTGCGCGACAGCGGGGCCGAGGCCGCCGCGGACGGGCGCGCCTGGCCGCTGTACCCGCTGGCGCCGGGGCGCACCTACGTGAACGTGGGCTTCTGGTCGGCGGTGCCGACCGTTCCCGGACAGCCGGAGGGCGCGGCCAACCGCGCCATCGAGCGCACCGTCACCGAGTTCGACGGCCACAAATCGCTGTACTCGGATTCCTTCTACGACAAGGATGAATTCTCGGCGCTCTACGGCGGCAGCCATTACACCGAGTTGAAAAAACGTTACGACCCGGACCAGCGGCTGCTGGACCTGTATGCGAAGGCGGTGCAGAGACAATGA
- a CDS encoding SRPBCC family protein, which produces MGQVSASSSITVPADPQRVLAAVADYDTVRPRILSAHYRDYRVLEGGKGTGTVAEWILQATEKRQRSVHAVVTATDSTVTEQDSNSTLVTTWTVSPDGTGSAVTLRTTWNGAGGVKGIFEGIFAPLGLKKIQAEVLENLKNELA; this is translated from the coding sequence GTGGGACAGGTCAGCGCCAGCAGTTCGATCACGGTGCCCGCGGATCCCCAGCGGGTGCTGGCGGCCGTGGCCGACTACGACACCGTCCGGCCGCGCATCCTCAGCGCGCACTACCGCGACTACCGCGTGCTCGAGGGCGGCAAGGGCACCGGCACCGTCGCCGAGTGGATCCTGCAGGCCACCGAGAAGCGGCAGCGCAGCGTGCACGCGGTCGTGACCGCGACGGATTCCACCGTGACCGAGCAGGATTCGAACTCCACCCTGGTCACCACCTGGACCGTGAGCCCCGACGGCACCGGTTCCGCGGTCACGCTGCGCACCACGTGGAACGGCGCCGGCGGGGTCAAGGGCATCTTCGAGGGCATCTTCGCCCCGCTCGGCCTGAAGAAGATCCAGGCCGAGGTGCTGGAGAACCTGAAGAACGAATTGGCGTAG
- a CDS encoding VOC family protein has protein sequence MALELAHVTIDSENAAALAGFYAELLDRKVDPEASEYFATVGGAPTLMFIKVPDRTPGKNSVHLDLHTPERRAQVERALALGAKQLGEFDEYGARWTTLSDPEGNLFDIGETR, from the coding sequence ATGGCACTCGAGCTCGCGCACGTCACCATCGACAGCGAGAACGCCGCCGCGCTGGCCGGCTTCTACGCCGAACTGCTCGACCGGAAGGTCGATCCGGAGGCCTCGGAGTACTTCGCCACCGTGGGCGGCGCCCCGACGCTCATGTTCATCAAGGTGCCGGACAGGACGCCGGGCAAGAACTCGGTGCACCTCGACCTGCACACGCCGGAGCGGCGGGCGCAGGTCGAGCGGGCACTCGCCCTCGGCGCGAAGCAGCTCGGCGAGTTCGACGAGTACGGCGCGCGCTGGACCACGCTGAGCGATCCCGAGGGGAACCTGTTCGATATCGGCGAGACGCGCTAG
- a CDS encoding MerR family transcriptional regulator, whose translation MTATVPIGEFSRLTYLSVKALRYYHDIALLEPAAIDPGSGYRRYSVDQVPSAHLIRRLRALDMPVEEIRTVLGAADGPTRDAALCAHLLRMEEELNRTRDVVASLRALLAPGTRALAVEYRSTAAFPALTVTDAVARADIGAWCGSAFALLHRTLAAAGVPPAGPGGATYSAAWFAEDAGEVTAYVPVPPGTGGSLPAAAGTHPAPLLTELPGGRFAVAVHEGGFEDFDRSYGALGSHVAAHDVSLPEPIREIYLAGPDRIDDPAGYRTEICWPIR comes from the coding sequence ATGACAGCGACCGTCCCGATCGGGGAGTTCTCCCGGTTGACCTACCTCAGCGTGAAGGCGCTGCGGTACTACCACGACATCGCGCTGCTCGAGCCAGCGGCGATCGACCCGGGCTCGGGCTACCGCCGCTACTCGGTGGATCAGGTGCCGTCCGCGCACCTGATCCGCCGCCTGCGCGCGCTGGACATGCCGGTGGAGGAGATCCGCACGGTGCTCGGGGCGGCCGACGGGCCGACGAGGGACGCCGCGCTGTGCGCGCACCTGCTCCGGATGGAGGAGGAGCTGAACCGCACCCGCGACGTGGTCGCCTCGCTGCGCGCGCTGCTCGCGCCGGGAACGCGCGCGCTCGCGGTGGAGTACCGCAGCACGGCCGCGTTCCCCGCGCTCACCGTCACCGATGCGGTGGCCCGCGCCGATATCGGGGCCTGGTGCGGCAGCGCCTTCGCCCTGCTCCACCGGACGCTGGCGGCCGCGGGGGTACCGCCCGCCGGGCCGGGCGGGGCGACGTACTCCGCCGCCTGGTTCGCGGAGGACGCGGGCGAGGTGACGGCGTACGTCCCGGTGCCGCCCGGCACCGGCGGGTCCCTGCCCGCGGCCGCCGGCACCCACCCCGCGCCGCTGCTCACCGAACTTCCCGGCGGCCGCTTCGCGGTCGCCGTGCACGAGGGCGGCTTCGAGGACTTCGACCGCAGCTACGGCGCGCTCGGCAGCCACGTCGCCGCGCACGACGTCTCGCTGCCCGAGCCGATCCGCGAAATCTACCTGGCCGGGCCGGACCGGATCGACGACCCGGCCGGCTACCGCACCGAAATCTGCTGGCCCATCCGCTGA
- a CDS encoding YbaB/EbfC family nucleoid-associated protein, whose protein sequence is MQPDGQFDMQQLLAQAQQMQQAVMEAQAEIAASEVQGQAGGGLVQVTIKASGEVVALTIDPKVVDPEDVDGLQDLVIGAVNDAMANAQQLAADRLGPLSGGLGGGQLPGF, encoded by the coding sequence GTGCAACCCGATGGCCAGTTCGACATGCAGCAGCTCCTCGCGCAAGCGCAGCAGATGCAGCAGGCGGTGATGGAGGCCCAGGCCGAGATCGCGGCCTCCGAGGTGCAGGGGCAGGCAGGCGGCGGCCTGGTGCAGGTCACCATCAAGGCATCCGGCGAGGTGGTCGCGCTGACCATCGATCCGAAGGTCGTCGACCCCGAGGACGTCGACGGGCTGCAGGACCTGGTGATCGGCGCGGTCAACGACGCGATGGCGAACGCGCAGCAGCTCGCGGCCGACCGGCTCGGCCCGCTCTCCGGCGGCCTCGGCGGCGGCCAGCTGCCCGGCTTCTGA
- the recR gene encoding recombination mediator RecR: protein MYEGPVQDLIDELGRLPGVGPKSAQRIAFHLLGVEAPEIDRLQAALQKVRDGVRFCAECGTVSDGELCRICVDPRRDRTMICVVEEPKDVQAIERTREFRGRYHVLGGALDPLNGVGPDQLRIRQLLARIGNQQDGVDVSEVIIATDPNTEGEATATYLVRMLRDFPGLSVTRLASGLPMGGDLEFADELTLGRALSGRRAL from the coding sequence GTGTACGAGGGCCCGGTCCAGGATCTGATCGACGAGCTGGGGCGGCTGCCCGGCGTCGGACCGAAGAGCGCGCAGCGCATCGCCTTTCACCTGCTCGGAGTCGAGGCGCCGGAGATCGACCGGCTGCAGGCGGCGCTGCAGAAGGTGCGCGACGGCGTGCGCTTCTGCGCCGAGTGCGGCACCGTCTCCGACGGCGAGCTCTGCCGCATCTGCGTCGACCCGCGCCGCGACCGCACCATGATCTGCGTGGTCGAGGAGCCGAAGGACGTGCAGGCGATCGAGCGCACCCGCGAGTTCCGCGGCCGCTACCACGTGCTCGGCGGCGCGCTCGACCCGCTCAACGGCGTCGGGCCGGACCAGCTCCGCATCCGGCAGCTGCTCGCCCGCATCGGGAACCAGCAGGACGGGGTCGACGTCAGCGAGGTCATCATCGCGACCGACCCGAACACCGAGGGCGAGGCAACGGCCACCTACCTGGTGCGCATGCTGCGCGACTTCCCCGGGTTGTCGGTCACCCGGTTGGCCTCCGGGCTGCCGATGGGCGGTGACCTGGAGTTCGCGGACGAGCTGACCCTCGGCCGGGCGCTGTCGGGGCGTCGCGCGCTCTGA
- a CDS encoding LysE family translocator: MGIEFLLTTVIIAATPGTGVLFTVAAGLARGARASVVAAFGCTLGVVPHVLAAVTGLAALLHTSALAFQTVKYLGVAYLLYLAWSTLRERGALTLPEPGEAPSARRGIGSAVLLNLLNPKLTLFFVAFLPQFVPIDAAAAHPAMLAAGGVFMAVTFVVFVGYGLGAAAMRANVLARPRVVGWMRRVFGASFLLLAGRLAVQDR, from the coding sequence ATGGGGATCGAATTTCTGCTGACCACCGTGATCATCGCGGCGACGCCGGGCACCGGGGTGCTGTTCACGGTGGCGGCCGGGCTGGCCCGTGGTGCCAGGGCGTCGGTGGTCGCGGCCTTCGGCTGCACGCTCGGCGTGGTGCCACACGTGCTTGCGGCGGTCACCGGCCTCGCGGCGCTGCTGCACACCAGCGCGCTTGCCTTCCAGACGGTGAAGTACCTCGGTGTCGCCTACCTGCTCTATCTGGCCTGGAGCACACTGCGCGAGCGCGGCGCGCTCACGCTGCCCGAACCGGGTGAGGCCCCGTCGGCGCGCCGGGGGATCGGGTCCGCGGTACTGCTGAATCTGCTCAACCCCAAGCTGACGCTCTTCTTCGTCGCCTTCCTGCCACAGTTCGTTCCGATCGACGCCGCGGCCGCGCACCCGGCCATGCTTGCCGCGGGCGGGGTGTTCATGGCCGTCACCTTCGTTGTGTTCGTCGGCTACGGGCTGGGTGCCGCGGCCATGCGCGCGAATGTGCTGGCCAGGCCGCGGGTGGTGGGGTGGATGCGCCGCGTCTTCGGCGCGTCGTTCCTGCTCCTGGCCGGCCGCTTGGCGGTGCAGGACCGCTGA
- a CDS encoding type 1 glutamine amidotransferase, whose amino-acid sequence MTVRIGLVLPDVMGTYGDGGNALVLRQRLRMRGHEAEIVEITLADPVPNSLDIYTLGGAEDSAQRLATRHLQRYPGLQEAAAKGTPVLAICAAIQVLGHWYETSTGERVDGVGMIDVTTSPQEKRAIGEVTTAPTVAGLTAPLTGFENHRGGTKLGGDAAGLARVTRGVGNGVGDGLEGVVQGSVIGTYMHGPALARNPELADLLLCRALGVDELPPLPLPEVEQLRRERLRA is encoded by the coding sequence GTGACGGTGCGGATCGGGCTGGTTCTGCCCGATGTGATGGGGACCTACGGCGACGGCGGCAACGCGCTGGTGCTGCGGCAGCGGCTGCGGATGCGCGGCCACGAGGCCGAGATCGTGGAGATCACGCTCGCCGACCCGGTGCCGAACTCGCTGGACATCTACACCCTCGGCGGCGCCGAGGACTCCGCGCAGCGGCTCGCCACCCGGCATCTGCAGCGCTACCCGGGGCTGCAGGAGGCCGCGGCGAAGGGCACCCCGGTGCTGGCCATCTGCGCCGCCATCCAGGTGCTCGGGCACTGGTACGAGACCTCCACCGGCGAGCGGGTCGACGGCGTCGGGATGATCGACGTCACCACCTCGCCGCAGGAGAAGCGGGCGATCGGCGAGGTCACCACCGCGCCGACCGTCGCCGGGCTCACCGCGCCGCTCACCGGCTTCGAGAACCACAGGGGCGGAACGAAACTCGGCGGTGACGCGGCCGGGCTGGCCCGGGTGACCCGCGGCGTCGGCAACGGCGTCGGGGACGGGCTGGAGGGGGTGGTGCAGGGCTCGGTGATCGGCACCTACATGCACGGCCCCGCGCTGGCCCGCAATCCGGAGCTGGCCGACCTGCTGCTCTGCCGTGCGCTCGGCGTCGACGAGCTGCCGCCGCTGCCGCTGCCCGAGGTGGAGCAGCTGCGCCGGGAGCGGCTGCGCGCCTGA
- a CDS encoding Mur ligase family protein, whose translation MADISVRGRLALRVAALASFASQRAGRGKGSMIGGLIALKIDGSLMEQLGRGKRTVLITGTNGKSTTTRMTTAALSTLGTVATQADGANMDAGIVAALSTQRGAPLAAIEVDELHLPHVTDALNPEAVVLLNLSRDQLDRVGEINMIERRLRAGLARHPDTVVVANCDDVLIASIAYDHPNVVWVAAGSGWAMDATSCPRSGEPIVWEGAHWRSTGADFERPDPQWWLDGTELRGPDDLRLPLTLALPGRANRGNAAQAVAAAVALGADAAQAAAAAGTVREIAGRYRTVQVGEHAARLLLAKNPAGWQEALSMIDPDSAGLVIAVNGQVPDGEDLSWLWDVRFEHFEGVQVVAAGERATDLAVRLTYAGVEHTTVADPARAIASCPAGKVEVLANYTAFRDLNRDLEDHS comes from the coding sequence ATGGCAGATATTTCGGTGCGCGGGCGGCTCGCCCTGCGGGTGGCGGCGCTCGCGTCGTTCGCCTCGCAGCGGGCGGGGCGCGGCAAGGGGTCGATGATCGGCGGGCTGATCGCCCTGAAGATCGACGGCTCGCTCATGGAACAGCTCGGCCGCGGCAAGCGGACCGTGCTGATCACCGGCACCAACGGCAAGTCCACCACCACCAGGATGACCACCGCGGCGCTGAGCACGCTCGGCACCGTCGCCACCCAGGCCGACGGCGCGAACATGGACGCGGGCATCGTGGCCGCGCTGAGCACGCAGCGCGGCGCCCCGCTGGCCGCGATCGAGGTGGACGAGCTGCACCTGCCGCACGTCACCGACGCGCTGAACCCGGAGGCGGTGGTGCTGCTCAACCTGAGCCGCGACCAGCTGGACCGGGTCGGCGAGATCAACATGATCGAGCGCAGGCTGCGCGCGGGGCTGGCACGGCACCCGGACACCGTCGTCGTCGCCAACTGCGACGACGTGCTGATCGCCTCGATCGCCTACGACCACCCGAACGTCGTCTGGGTGGCGGCGGGCAGCGGCTGGGCGATGGATGCCACCAGCTGTCCGCGCAGCGGCGAGCCGATCGTCTGGGAGGGCGCGCACTGGCGCAGCACCGGCGCCGACTTCGAGCGCCCCGACCCGCAGTGGTGGCTGGACGGCACCGAGCTGCGCGGCCCGGACGACCTGCGGCTGCCGCTCACCCTCGCGCTTCCCGGCCGGGCCAACCGCGGCAATGCCGCGCAGGCCGTGGCGGCGGCGGTCGCGCTCGGGGCCGACGCGGCGCAGGCGGCGGCGGCGGCGGGCACCGTGCGCGAGATCGCCGGGCGCTACCGGACCGTCCAGGTCGGCGAGCACGCCGCCCGGCTGCTGCTGGCCAAGAACCCGGCGGGCTGGCAGGAGGCGCTCTCCATGATCGACCCGGACTCGGCCGGGCTGGTGATCGCGGTGAACGGGCAGGTGCCGGACGGCGAGGATCTCTCCTGGCTCTGGGATGTGCGGTTCGAGCACTTCGAGGGGGTCCAGGTGGTGGCGGCGGGCGAGCGCGCCACCGATCTCGCGGTGCGGCTCACCTACGCGGGCGTCGAGCACACCACGGTGGCCGACCCGGCGCGAGCCATCGCCTCCTGCCCGGCGGGCAAGGTCGAGGTGCTGGCGAACTACACCGCGTTCCGCGATCTCAACCGCGATCTGGAGGACCACTCGTGA
- a CDS encoding pyridoxamine 5'-phosphate oxidase family protein, translating to MGDTAQITDEAELRELLGEVNPRAANKDRPALHPRDREWIALSPFVVLSTSDAAGNCDASPKGDPAGFVKVLDAHTIAVPERPGNRRADGYRNILVNPHVGLIFLIPGRNETLRINGSARLVRDAPYFDDMVVRGHRPILAVEVAIEQIFFHCAKAFLRSHLWQPEQWPDDTLPSAARLVKEVQSGVTETVEELEHYYSPEVYGQKLYQG from the coding sequence ATGGGTGATACCGCGCAGATCACGGACGAGGCCGAGCTGCGGGAGCTGCTCGGCGAGGTGAATCCCCGTGCGGCGAACAAGGATCGCCCCGCGCTGCACCCGCGCGACCGGGAGTGGATCGCGCTCAGCCCGTTCGTGGTGCTGAGCACCAGCGACGCGGCGGGCAACTGCGACGCCTCGCCGAAGGGCGACCCGGCCGGTTTCGTGAAGGTGCTCGACGCGCACACCATCGCGGTGCCGGAGCGGCCGGGCAACCGGCGGGCCGACGGGTACCGGAACATCCTGGTCAACCCGCACGTCGGGCTGATCTTCCTGATCCCGGGGCGGAACGAGACGCTGCGGATCAACGGCTCGGCCCGGCTGGTCAGGGACGCGCCCTACTTCGACGACATGGTGGTGCGCGGGCACCGGCCCATCCTCGCGGTCGAGGTGGCGATCGAGCAGATCTTCTTCCACTGCGCCAAGGCGTTCCTGCGCAGCCACCTGTGGCAGCCGGAGCAGTGGCCCGACGACACCCTGCCCAGCGCTGCCAGGCTGGTGAAGGAGGTGCAGAGCGGAGTCACCGAGACGGTCGAGGAGCTGGAGCACTACTACTCCCCCGAGGTCTACGGGCAGAAGCTGTACCAGGGCTGA
- a CDS encoding hydroxysqualene dehydroxylase, whose amino-acid sequence MTEQRSTVSRRTLLRGTVTAGVAGAIASTARPVPAFASPGRRVAVLGGGVAGLTAAHELAERGFEVTVHEKRAWGGKARSVPVPGSARDGRPELPGEHGFRFFPGFYRHVPDTMRRIPFPGNADGVRDNLVGMTEMRLARADGADIRVPLGARAPVKLTPDTFRETVSGAITAATRMTNDEALFFANRLLVFNTSCDARRLGQWEYASWFDYVNGHARSHEFRALLSRALTSLLVAAKEGVASVRTIGTMGEQFLGNPLEVAADGPLDRALNGPTNATWIDPWLAHLRSLGVRLELGSEVRSLEVRDRRIAAARIDTPDGARTIEADYVVVALPAEQARRLWTAEVLEVWPQLRAMDRLVVDWMNGIQYYLRTPVDIARGHAAFVDAPWALTSINQNQVWRRKLPEYGDGTVGDCLSVDISDWHTPGILYGKPAEQCSPEEIAREVWAQLRTHLNDGGEVLRDADLHSWFLDPGITWNAERGRNTNADPLLINTAGSWDARPEPHGPLENLFLAGDYVRTDIDLATMEGANESARRAVNALLDVAGSDATRCPLFTLWRSPELEPMRQLDADRYASGLPNMFDVAP is encoded by the coding sequence ATGACAGAGCAGCGGTCGACCGTGTCGCGCAGGACCCTCCTGAGGGGCACGGTAACGGCGGGGGTGGCGGGGGCCATCGCGAGTACGGCACGGCCGGTTCCGGCCTTCGCGAGTCCGGGCAGACGGGTCGCGGTGCTCGGCGGCGGGGTCGCCGGGCTCACCGCGGCGCACGAGCTCGCCGAGCGCGGCTTCGAGGTCACCGTCCACGAGAAGCGGGCGTGGGGCGGCAAGGCGCGCAGCGTGCCGGTGCCCGGCAGTGCGCGGGACGGCAGGCCCGAGCTCCCCGGTGAGCACGGCTTCCGCTTCTTCCCCGGCTTCTACCGGCACGTTCCGGACACCATGCGGCGCATCCCGTTCCCCGGCAACGCGGACGGCGTGCGGGACAACCTGGTCGGCATGACCGAGATGCGGCTGGCCCGCGCGGACGGCGCCGACATCCGGGTGCCGCTCGGCGCGCGGGCGCCGGTGAAGCTGACCCCGGACACCTTCCGCGAGACGGTCAGCGGCGCGATCACCGCGGCCACCAGGATGACGAACGACGAGGCGCTGTTCTTCGCCAACCGGCTGCTCGTCTTCAACACCAGCTGCGACGCGCGCAGGCTCGGCCAGTGGGAGTACGCCTCCTGGTTCGACTACGTGAACGGCCACGCCCGCTCGCACGAGTTCCGCGCGCTGCTCTCCCGCGCGCTCACCAGCCTGCTGGTCGCGGCGAAGGAGGGCGTGGCCAGCGTGCGCACCATCGGCACCATGGGCGAGCAGTTCCTCGGCAACCCGCTGGAGGTGGCCGCCGACGGCCCGCTGGACCGGGCGCTGAACGGCCCGACCAACGCGACCTGGATCGATCCGTGGCTGGCGCACCTGCGCTCGCTCGGGGTCCGGCTGGAGCTGGGCAGCGAGGTGCGCTCGCTCGAGGTGCGGGACCGCAGGATCGCCGCGGCCAGGATCGACACCCCCGACGGCGCGCGCACGATCGAGGCCGACTACGTGGTGGTCGCGCTCCCCGCCGAGCAGGCCCGCAGGCTCTGGACCGCCGAGGTGCTCGAGGTCTGGCCGCAGCTGCGGGCGATGGACCGGCTGGTCGTGGACTGGATGAACGGCATCCAGTACTACCTGCGCACCCCGGTCGACATCGCGCGCGGCCACGCCGCCTTCGTGGACGCGCCGTGGGCGCTGACCTCGATCAACCAGAACCAGGTGTGGCGGCGCAAACTGCCGGAGTACGGCGACGGGACGGTCGGCGACTGCCTCTCGGTCGACATCTCCGACTGGCACACCCCCGGCATCCTCTACGGCAAGCCGGCCGAGCAGTGCAGCCCGGAGGAGATCGCCCGCGAGGTCTGGGCGCAGCTGCGCACGCACCTGAACGACGGCGGCGAGGTGCTCCGCGACGCCGACCTGCACTCCTGGTTCCTCGACCCCGGCATCACCTGGAACGCCGAGCGCGGCCGCAACACCAATGCCGACCCGCTGCTGATCAACACCGCGGGCTCCTGGGACGCCCGCCCCGAGCCGCACGGGCCGCTGGAGAACCTCTTCCTGGCCGGCGACTACGTGCGCACCGACATCGACCTGGCGACCATGGAGGGCGCCAACGAGTCGGCGCGGCGCGCGGTGAACGCGCTGCTCGACGTGGCCGGGTCGGACGCCACGCGCTGCCCCCTCTTCACCCTCTGGCGCTCGCCGGAGCTGGAGCCCATGCGGCAGCTGGACGCCGATCGATACGCTTCCGGGCTGCCGAATATGTTCGACGTCGCCCCCTGA